The DNA window CAAATAAAGCCAGTGCCCTGATTGTTTTGCTAATCTAATCTACCAATCTGGGCAGCCTTATCTTCTCTTTTGGGGTTTgctttctaatatattttaatgtctTAATTAATACTGCACATTAACCTTAGAATGAAGTATCAACAACCTTTGCTGCTTTAAGGCGTCCAATTAAAGAGTCACAGAACAATTAATTGCGAGGCCAGGTGGGATCCTATCATGAAGTTTTGAAATGGAAAAACACTCCAAAGTGCCTCAAAGAGGATGCTGCTTGTCTTTATCTGGCTCTCTCCCTTTCTTCTATCTACCTCTCCTTCGACTTCTCTTCTGCCAACAGTTGACTCCAGAGAGGAAATTGATGTCTTTTTTTGGTATTCGGAGAAGAAATATCTAAATTCGTCAATTGTCACGCACCGATCTTTCTtcactttttagtttttacgaCTGATACAGTGTTCTTGAAAAATGTTCTGTAAATGTATTGTACTATTCAATTAGCTTAGCTGGGATtatgataatggtgatgatttaaagtattttttatttagaaatatattaaaataatttttttatttttaatatcagtatttaaagcaatataaaaacatagaaaattattttaaataaataaaaattaaaaaaacacaacttacACCAAATTCTCCGTAATATACAGGCTCCACATGGACATAATATTTGAGGAATTTCAAAGAAAACCATCTTTACCCCTCTCCAAAAATTAGAACCGTTGCTGAGAGCATAACCTGTGAGCTATATAATCCAACATTCTGCCATTTGCAGCAGCGTTGCCTTCACCAGTTGTCACATCTAAACCGACCTCGGATTCCAACTAACCATTGACAAAATGTCCTCCGAAGATGACAAGTCTGACCTTTAAAATATAAGAGACGTCTGGACAGACCAGGGGGCCCGAGCCCTTGACCTTTAAAGACATGTCCTGCGTTTACTGATCAAgcagctgtttttttttctcacttggatcaaataaatggagattaaaataaaatattagacaACAGACAAGATGCTTGATGACACCATCCATTTCAGTGCGAAAACACGGCCAGAACCCATACCAACAACACACAGAGTGACTCCATATACTATGAATTTATTTAACCCGTTAGAGCGTGTCAAgagtacataaaaaattattaccaaATTCAATTTGTAAAGCCAAGAGACAACATCGATGATGAGATGAACAACTGGAAAACTAATAGTATGAAGAACTATACACATCCTCGCCCAACCACCCACCATCGACCATGTAAGAATCTATGCTCTTCTTTCTCTAttcacaacaaaaacaaatgaccCCAGCTAAATCATAATAGCATAAATGCACTAAGATTAAGATGACAACATCCATCACACGACAATGCCACCGTTGCATATTTCTTAAATGGAAATGACTTCGGCATGACTTGACCGACTACGGTGGTGTCGTTTCCCGTGGTGGCGCCGGCCTCCGCCAAAAGTAACAGGATCGTAAGATTTGAGTCGGTCTGCTTCTTTGGCATTGATCACACACTCTGATGGGGGAGCCCTGTACCGAACCCGGTCATAGCAATAAGAGTATGTCATAAACTTGGCCCTAAAGCTCTCCATCTTAATTCTCTGCACTGGTGTGACACCGGTGGGGATCGCCTGAGAACTCTCTGTATTATCGCATCTTGGAAACTGCTCCACAGGATCGACAGCACACCCGTGCAGAACAAGGTCGGAAAATTCAGCGACATAAGGGGCGTATTTGTAATTCACTCTATATTTGCCTCCATTAGTAGCCCAATCAGACCCATCCCATATCGTTGCATACAGAGACATTGGCTTGGAAGGGAAATCTCCTCCCATAGATTCTGTTCTCTTAACCTCTCTAATTGGAATGCTGTCCACgtaaaatctaaatataaaagaaatagacACGGAATTAGAATGGTAGTCGATGCACCAAAAAGGATCAATCCTTCCTAAAACAAAATCAGCACAGCTTGTTCATATGCAAAATAGAAAACCAATACCTTCTAATTGGTAAATGTGAAAGATTGAGGAAACAAGTATATAAAATTGTGAATATCTGACAAGATGGGGATGCTTTTTCGGTCTTTCCCTGAGAATTACAGGGTCGCGTACAGCTCCATCACATCAATGTTTAAATAGATTCTTATCTCAAATTTAATCTAACTTTTCTCGGTAACCAAACAAATAGTTTTACCAAACTTTAGCCATGCCAAAGCTGGCAGACTGGTTTTGTTAAAACAGGCGCATGTCCCTAAAAGGTAAAAGAACAGAGAACTTTCTGTGCTAGGCACCTAAAAGAAGGAACTTTGTCTCTACCTACAGAGAATGCATCCATCCTACCCCCCAAAACAGTAAATTACATACCGTATATACCATGAGGTCATTATTGATTAAAAGGTAAAGTACACCCTTTAAAAAGCtctaattgcaagaaaaataatacatgTAAAACCACACAggtaaacaaaacaagaagaagaaaaaagatgggaAAGCGGGTTTGTTGCTTACATGATCTGAGAATTAGTCCAGAGAATGCTATACTGATGGAAATCATCAGAGGGATCGAACCAGAGGCTGTATCTCTCTTCTCTGCCGGCACTAGTGCTGCCATTGCCATAAATGTTTGTCTGGATCCTCCAATCTTTGCCTCTTATGTTACCCAAGAACTCGAAGTCAATTTCATCATGGTTCTTCTCGAATATGTCACCATTCGACATCtgttaattagaaaagaaacaGACATGATAtaagaaaagtttttttctaatttttctttgatcaaaattttgaaatttatcagCGAAAATTAGCatgataatgatattatttattttcgtTGCTAGATTTTACAGAAAAGATAACATTTTGTGGAGATAAATGGCGAGCATGagggtagattggatttttttcagtttcttaaAATAGAGCTTAGACATGAACCATAAAATCAGTGGACAACTAACAAACCCATGAGAATGAGTTTGTTGTAGTCTGATCAGACTCTTTCAAGGTTAGCATGACAGAGAAAACAGTTGGCATGAAAGCACAAGACTTGAAAGATAAATCAAATACTCCccgtgaaaagaaagaaaaaacaccaaTTTAGGTCTGATAAATGATGAACTGAATCCAAATATTAAACCTccattattgatttaaaaacacattaaaattcttAATATGCACTGTTACTCAcataaaaagcaaccacaactcCAGCAGTATAATCTGCTGGCAACTTGATAGAAGCACTGAAGTATCCATGTAGGTATAAGTCCTGAGAAACAAACCCGGACCCTGCATATACACAACCCAAAGAAACTCTCAAACGAATGCCAACGCAACACACACATATAAGGATATGAAAAACCAGAATCATAGACCCAAAACAgagattatgaaaatataagaacCTGTCCTCTCATCTAGAGATAAATGGACTCTCTTTCCATCTCTGTACATGACCAGATTATCATCCCCAAAAAGTTGGGTGTATCCTTCATCAAAGGATATAATAGGCAATGAAGTTCTTTGAATTTGAGACCCAGAAACAAAAGGCGCAAGAGAAGAGCAAATTAAGAGAAAACAAGGACCAAGATAAGAGCACGccatcttttcttttgtgtgttaatggtgtgttttcttttgaaaaaaatcaaacagagGAAGAAAGTTCCTCGCTTGACTATAATGAAAGCACGGTGTCTATTAGCTGTGTGTGTGAAtgaatgaatttatatatatatatatatatatatatagtaagagAGAAAGTAGAGTGCTGAGGAAGGAGAGAACGGTGTGTGGAAGAATATGAATATCACTGCCTCTAGAGCTatggggagggagggagagggagagggagagggagcaAAAGGCTAATGAGAGCACCGAGAGAAAAGGGAGGTCATTTTACAGTGGAGGGAGAGGTGTGGGCTGTTCTTGTGTAGAaaggttttgtgtttttttggaaTGTACCGTCCCCCAACCTACTATCTTTTTTCATTTGTattacatttattattattatcatcattatgtACAGTGTATCTGTATACAGAATTGGAAATTAGAAATACTGAATTTGGATTTGGATGcagtttttacttttctttacttttttcatGAACAGCCACgctacattaaaaataaaattattggcaTGGAGAATTCCCATATACATGTCACTATTCATTATAATTAATACTGCAATTATTCTTTTgctcttctaaaaaaaataatgatttttcccCCATATAAATTGGAGACAATTCGgtatttttaccttttataaCTACATTGTAAAGATCATGTAATctttaaaggtattttttaaaaaatattgatcaggataatttaattattttatatttttaaagcataatataaaaactatattgcTCTTGGAAGAAAATTCTTGAGACTTTCAttcatagattatttttttcaaactagttTTAGTGATTAACAAGTTAATTGCGGATggtatggtttttttattaatataaatattgctttcaggataaaaataattggtaTGTGTGTTGTTAGCATAAATGAGTGGGCAATATATGAAGCTTTATCTCACATCTAAACACTGTCTTTTCACGATGGTATTGTATGCGTCTCGTTATCATCTCTCCAATGGCATAGCATAATAGTTGGgctttgattaaatttttttttccttttctttctcttttttgtatTCATCTTGTCAaatttcacttgttttttttttttttatcaaactcagtttttttttattattattttttattattttttattggttttttcttcaatttaatttttcatcattttgttttatttaatttttatattaaatttgatatttatttttttattgttgtttgtttttttatcattttccttgttgaattttgttttcaatttcatcaatcaatattttattttaatttgtctaTCATCAAAtctagtccttaattttttctatttctattccTTTTGCtttaggtaatttttttattacagtttttttttttttttgaattccatCCCTCCATGTTTTattgatttgtaattttttttgttatttttttattatttaccttACATGATGTTAATCCATGCTCATGACTGGTCACGAGTTTTAAAGGTTAACATggattaactttaatttttttgtgtttcattttaaaattatttttttttaattttatcctttaatatttgatttattaggaattgatctt is part of the Populus alba chromosome 10, ASM523922v2, whole genome shotgun sequence genome and encodes:
- the LOC118046470 gene encoding probable xyloglucan endotransglucosylase/hydrolase protein 28: MACSYLGPCFLLICSSLAPFVSGSQIQRTSLPIISFDEGYTQLFGDDNLVMYRDGKRVHLSLDERTGSGFVSQDLYLHGYFSASIKLPADYTAGVVVAFYMSNGDIFEKNHDEIDFEFLGNIRGKDWRIQTNIYGNGSTSAGREERYSLWFDPSDDFHQYSILWTNSQIIFYVDSIPIREVKRTESMGGDFPSKPMSLYATIWDGSDWATNGGKYRVNYKYAPYVAEFSDLVLHGCAVDPVEQFPRCDNTESSQAIPTGVTPVQRIKMESFRAKFMTYSYCYDRVRYRAPPSECVINAKEADRLKSYDPVTFGGGRRHHGKRHHRSRSSHAEVISI